From the Chloroflexus aurantiacus J-10-fl genome, one window contains:
- a CDS encoding VanW family protein encodes MERSLPAGIPHRHRSRFWRIIEWLLVIAVLIILAILLGYGAIILSDRLLAERIYPNISVRGLPIGGMTRAEARAALHRRYAEFLATPVTLHFNDQVWRPAAEDLGLHLAIEEALDAAFAIGHQSEWEVNAQIAAATWQYGIDLPLHLTFDQRVAQATLQMIATEIDRAPIDASVDLRGSTVVVGREAWGRQTLIDETLADIAAAVQSLQPQEIAIRTRILEPQVRDSDLAPTVSELRLLLSGPIQLEGQGGQCRAGCRWEWSLDQIASWIRLRSLTAVDGRPAMAVMIDQAAIRAALTPIAAALREEGGLPRVDWNDGNLRIRTPGTPGRGLAVEEAMARINAVLYSSERTVTLPLRELPPPVTADNLAALGISAPVGVGVSSFRNSAPYRITNIQAGTRQMDGVLIPPGATFSFNTTLGPVTAERGFVEGYAIIDNRTQKEWGGGLCQVSTTVFRAAFFAGLPITERHAHSFRIGWYEELGEPPGLDAAIFTGVHDLRFVNDTGGWLLLTGTVDTRRQQLTITLYGSPTNRRVEYSYRILERMPAPTRPVYIDDPTLPSGVVRQTDTARDGLRVEIYRTVYADGAVHLRDTIPTTFQPWPDIFVRGVGR; translated from the coding sequence ATGGAACGCTCGCTACCAGCCGGAATACCTCACCGCCACCGGTCGCGCTTTTGGCGGATCATTGAATGGTTACTGGTGATCGCTGTCTTGATCATCCTGGCAATACTGCTAGGGTACGGCGCGATCATCCTGAGTGACCGGCTGTTGGCTGAACGTATCTACCCCAACATTAGTGTGCGTGGCCTGCCAATTGGTGGAATGACCCGCGCCGAAGCGCGGGCCGCACTGCACCGTCGCTACGCCGAATTCCTTGCCACACCGGTAACCCTGCACTTCAACGACCAGGTCTGGCGACCGGCAGCCGAAGACCTTGGCCTGCACCTGGCGATTGAAGAGGCGCTTGATGCCGCATTCGCGATTGGTCATCAGTCGGAATGGGAAGTAAATGCCCAAATTGCCGCAGCGACCTGGCAATACGGCATCGATCTTCCGCTCCATCTTACCTTCGATCAGCGTGTCGCTCAGGCCACGCTCCAGATGATCGCCACCGAGATCGACCGTGCTCCCATTGATGCGAGTGTTGATCTGCGCGGCAGTACAGTTGTTGTCGGTCGTGAAGCATGGGGTCGTCAGACCTTAATCGATGAGACGTTGGCCGATATTGCGGCTGCCGTGCAAAGCCTGCAACCGCAAGAGATTGCCATCCGCACGCGCATCCTCGAACCACAGGTACGTGATAGCGATCTGGCGCCAACCGTCAGTGAATTGCGTCTCTTGCTCAGCGGTCCGATCCAGCTTGAAGGTCAGGGCGGTCAATGTCGAGCGGGATGTCGCTGGGAGTGGTCGCTCGATCAGATCGCATCCTGGATCAGGCTGCGCAGCCTGACCGCAGTTGATGGTCGTCCGGCGATGGCCGTTATGATCGACCAGGCGGCTATTCGTGCCGCATTGACTCCAATTGCTGCTGCTCTTCGCGAAGAGGGTGGTCTGCCCAGAGTTGATTGGAATGACGGGAATCTGCGCATCCGCACTCCCGGTACCCCCGGTCGTGGTCTGGCTGTCGAAGAGGCGATGGCCCGTATCAACGCTGTACTGTACAGTAGCGAACGAACCGTCACCCTCCCCCTCCGCGAGCTGCCGCCACCGGTCACTGCTGACAATCTGGCTGCGCTGGGCATCAGTGCACCGGTCGGCGTAGGGGTTAGCTCGTTCCGCAATTCAGCGCCATACCGGATCACGAATATTCAGGCCGGCACGCGCCAGATGGATGGGGTCTTGATCCCACCTGGCGCCACGTTCTCGTTCAACACCACGTTAGGGCCGGTTACCGCTGAGCGCGGCTTTGTCGAGGGCTATGCGATTATTGATAACCGCACGCAGAAAGAGTGGGGTGGCGGGCTGTGCCAGGTTAGCACTACTGTCTTTCGGGCAGCCTTCTTTGCCGGCTTACCCATTACTGAACGGCACGCTCATTCCTTTCGTATCGGTTGGTACGAGGAACTGGGTGAACCGCCGGGGCTTGATGCTGCAATCTTTACCGGTGTGCACGATCTGCGGTTTGTGAACGACACCGGTGGCTGGTTACTGTTGACCGGAACCGTGGACACCCGTCGCCAACAACTTACCATAACGCTGTATGGATCGCCGACAAACCGACGGGTGGAGTATTCATACCGCATCCTGGAACGGATGCCGGCCCCTACCCGCCCTGTCTATATCGATGATCCGACCCTGCCGAGTGGTGTCGTTCGCCAGACCGACACTGCACGTGATGGTTTACGGGTGGAAATCTACCGTACCGTGTACGCGGACGGTGCCGTTCATCTCCGGGATACGATCCCAACCACATTCCAACCCTGGCCCGACATCTTCGTGCGCGGTGTGGGGCGGTAG
- a CDS encoding glycosyltransferase family 2 protein, with protein MSSLAVVILNYNRADLLADCLASIAASPTRCDLSVWVVDNASTDGSAAMVRERFGWVHLIESPVNGGFSAGNNLALRQILTLPDPPDYILLLNNDTVVPPGALDGMVDYLDHHPTVGVVGPKLLLPDGSLDLACRRSFPTPAIAFYRLFGLARLFPRSRRFAAYNLTYLDPDVETEVDAVVGACMMVRTSVVREVGLLDEAFFMYGEDLDWAYRIKQYGWKVVYYPAVTVYHYKRAASSRRPIPSIRAFYDAMRLFHRKHYAATTPAFLNGLIELGITVKELWALGRNLLLPSRARHVG; from the coding sequence ATGAGTAGTCTTGCCGTTGTTATCCTCAACTACAACCGGGCCGATCTGTTAGCTGATTGTCTGGCCTCGATTGCTGCTTCGCCAACCCGCTGCGATCTATCGGTGTGGGTGGTTGACAATGCCTCAACTGATGGTAGCGCCGCAATGGTTCGTGAGCGGTTTGGGTGGGTGCATCTGATCGAGAGTCCGGTCAACGGTGGTTTTTCTGCCGGTAACAATCTGGCGTTACGGCAGATTCTTACCTTACCCGATCCACCTGACTACATTCTGCTTCTCAATAACGATACCGTAGTACCGCCCGGTGCCCTCGATGGGATGGTTGATTATCTCGACCATCATCCAACGGTCGGCGTCGTGGGACCGAAACTGCTCTTACCCGATGGTTCGCTCGATCTGGCCTGTCGGCGCAGTTTCCCCACTCCTGCAATTGCCTTTTACCGCTTGTTCGGGCTGGCCCGCCTCTTCCCGCGCAGCCGCCGCTTCGCTGCATATAATTTGACTTACCTCGATCCTGATGTGGAGACTGAGGTTGATGCGGTGGTCGGGGCGTGTATGATGGTTCGCACGTCGGTGGTGCGCGAAGTCGGTCTGCTCGATGAGGCGTTCTTCATGTATGGCGAAGACCTTGATTGGGCTTACCGTATTAAGCAGTACGGCTGGAAAGTTGTCTATTACCCTGCGGTAACCGTCTATCATTACAAGCGGGCAGCTTCCAGCCGGCGACCAATTCCGTCAATTCGGGCGTTCTACGACGCGATGCGACTGTTTCATCGCAAGCATTACGCTGCGACGACCCCTGCATTTCTGAATGGTTTGATCGAGTTAGGAATTACTGTAAAGGAGCTGTGGGCACTTGGCCGCAATCTCCTCCTCCCATCCAGGGCGCGCCACGTCGGTTAG
- a CDS encoding undecaprenyl-phosphate glucose phosphotransferase: protein MLRPRAWQTLLRLLLIVFDIAALNLATQAAYALGAESLVSAGFRLPADPLTPLRLSVLGSIIALIVFTSHGLYEMKRGASRLDEAVKVLTAVSFTMVLVIFVNALIGEFGGEEMPWTREILFQGWLLAVAGCLTGRFLHRTFVYVLRRFDIDTRRVLIVGAREPGRLVWNTIRRRPELGYRVQGFLSDTVPIGDLVDGLPVLGRTDHIRRVIRATRADEVIIALSGRSSQDLLEVIALAEDESVAIKVYPDTFQLITNNEVSIGDLRDLPLVSVKNAALDNPWNRALKRGLDLVVASLVLLVAAPVMLLIALAIRLESRGPIFFLQERVGLDGQPFWMIKFRTMRPDAERFSTWTVQNDPRVTRVGRFLRRTSLDELPQLINVLIGEMSIVGPRPEQARWVEQFRQQIPRYMRRHKEKAGLTGWAQVNGLRGDTSIEERTRYDLYYVENWSLLFDIKIILRTIINFITGRQENAY from the coding sequence TTGCTGCGTCCGCGGGCGTGGCAGACATTGCTACGTCTGTTACTGATTGTATTCGATATTGCGGCGCTGAATCTGGCGACGCAGGCAGCGTATGCGCTTGGCGCCGAGTCGCTCGTCAGTGCCGGCTTTCGCCTCCCCGCCGATCCGCTAACGCCACTACGGCTGAGCGTGCTCGGCAGCATTATCGCACTTATTGTCTTCACCAGCCACGGCCTGTACGAGATGAAGCGTGGTGCCTCACGTCTTGATGAAGCGGTGAAGGTATTGACCGCAGTCTCGTTTACGATGGTGCTGGTGATCTTCGTGAATGCGCTGATCGGCGAGTTTGGTGGCGAAGAGATGCCATGGACGCGGGAAATCCTCTTTCAGGGCTGGTTGTTGGCGGTCGCTGGCTGTCTGACCGGTCGGTTTCTTCATCGCACCTTTGTCTACGTGTTGCGCCGCTTTGATATTGATACCCGGCGGGTGTTGATTGTCGGTGCCCGTGAGCCGGGCCGTCTGGTCTGGAATACGATCCGGCGGCGACCTGAGTTGGGCTATCGGGTACAGGGCTTTCTTTCCGATACCGTACCAATCGGCGATCTGGTCGATGGATTACCGGTATTGGGACGCACCGACCATATTCGTCGGGTGATCCGGGCAACCCGTGCCGATGAGGTGATCATTGCGCTCTCCGGTCGTTCCTCGCAAGACCTGCTCGAGGTGATTGCGCTCGCTGAAGATGAATCGGTCGCTATTAAAGTCTATCCCGATACGTTTCAATTGATTACGAACAACGAGGTCTCGATTGGCGATTTGCGCGATCTACCGCTCGTCAGTGTTAAGAATGCCGCACTCGACAATCCATGGAACCGTGCACTCAAACGTGGGCTTGATCTGGTCGTTGCATCGCTGGTACTGCTCGTCGCTGCCCCGGTCATGCTGTTGATTGCGCTCGCTATTCGGCTTGAATCACGTGGGCCGATCTTTTTCCTGCAAGAACGGGTTGGTCTCGATGGTCAGCCCTTCTGGATGATTAAGTTTCGGACAATGCGCCCGGATGCGGAACGGTTTAGCACCTGGACGGTGCAGAATGATCCACGAGTAACCCGGGTAGGTCGCTTTTTGCGGCGTACCAGTCTTGATGAGTTACCACAGTTGATCAATGTGCTCATCGGTGAGATGTCTATCGTAGGGCCGCGGCCTGAACAGGCCCGTTGGGTTGAACAGTTCCGCCAACAGATTCCGCGCTATATGCGTCGGCATAAAGAAAAGGCCGGCTTAACCGGTTGGGCCCAGGTGAATGGTTTACGCGGTGATACCAGTATCGAAGAGCGCACACGCTACGACCTCTACTACGTCGAAAACTGGTCACTGCTGTTCGACATCAAGATCATTCTGCGCACGATTATCAATTTTATTACCGGTCGGCAGGAAAATGCGTATTGA